Part of the uncultured Anaeromusa sp. genome is shown below.
CGCTTGCAAGGTAATTATAGATAATCTAAATATTTTTTTCCAATTGATATTTCGTTGTTTCAATCATGATTTTCTATTAAAAAGAACCGTTTGTTATCGCGTTTATTTACAAAATTATTACAGGGAAATACAATAAATATATTGAATTAATTTATAGCAGTATCGATTTATTTTTCAACAGACGAACGAGGTGACTGTTTTATGAATACCAAACAAATTGACTATATTCTTGAACTAGCTCAGATCAAAAATTTTAATCGAGCAGCAGAGAATCTCTTTATTTCACAACCAACGCTAACCTATCAGATAAAATCTGTTGAAGATGAAATTGGTTTTCCAATCTTTGATCGCTCAGGTAAAGGCGCAACCCTCACTCCTGCTGGCGTTCAATTCTGTACTACTCTGCGAAATATACGCGATGAGCTAAAACAAGCGATTGAACAAGGACAAAATTTCAGCAATCGCTATCAGGCTGATATTACGATTGGACTTCCTATGCGCTCGACTATCTATTTTTTGCCTGAAGCCATTGAAATTTTTGAAAAAAATAATGCAACTATATCCGTCACGCCACATTTTCTTCCCCTTGCAGAAACCTCTTCTTTTTTAAAAGGAGAAGAAGACATTCTCTTTGCAATGAAGAATGATGTAAAACACATTCCAGACATCAAGCTGCATTCCTTATTTGAAAGCCATATTTACTTGATTACAGAGCTAACCGACCCTCTAGCACAGAAAGAACTAATTAGAAATTCAGACCTTGCAGGCCGCACTCTCATGGTTGGCGGCGGTTCACCTCCAGAACTACGCAGTGTACAGCAACGCGTTATACAAGAATTAAACATTTCTTATTTTAATAGCTATAACCACGATACTACCCTCACCAACATAGCTTCCCA
Proteins encoded:
- a CDS encoding LysR family transcriptional regulator, with protein sequence MNTKQIDYILELAQIKNFNRAAENLFISQPTLTYQIKSVEDEIGFPIFDRSGKGATLTPAGVQFCTTLRNIRDELKQAIEQGQNFSNRYQADITIGLPMRSTIYFLPEAIEIFEKNNATISVTPHFLPLAETSSFLKGEEDILFAMKNDVKHIPDIKLHSLFESHIYLITELTDPLAQKELIRNSDLAGRTLMVGGGSPPELRSVQQRVIQELNISYFNSYNHDTTLTNIASHKGICLAPGFLNDHNNEFAWTPFDCEETISCVLCTHKSDNRASVLEFVHLLQGIYSNRKSFSL